The window TGAGGTAGTTCAAAATGTTACAAGAAAGTACCAAGACAGAACTGTGAAAGCAAAACATAAATTATATGCTATAGCACTGAAGCTGAAAGAGGGATCCAACCTTCTGCCCAGTATAGGAAGTTGATCCAGTTCTTTGCATAAACAATTCCTTTGTTGAGTTGTCGTCATCTTCACAGTATTTCTATTGGACTTTATATGACAAATCAGTGTAAGGGCAACACATTTTTATGTTCACTTtgttatatatattcttttggtATTTTGAAATGAACCAAATGAGGAGTTTTGAGTAGGTTACCATCAATGCAAATTATAGTACTTTTCTATTTTCACATTCTTACTGGTTTCCTGGCATAATTACTTGAACTGTTTTGGCTTTCCTTGACTCAACTACCTTTTTAACATATAGTTTGACACTGCTTTTAGTCTGTGTCATCTCATTTCTTTCAATAATGAGGCAAGCACTATATTCAtgcaaagaaactgaggcagataaGTCAGATAATTTGGTCTGTCCTCACAactgttgaaaataaaattctatagtCCAATTTTGTGACCACAGCCCAAGTTCTAAGCTATCATATTATTGTTTGAGATGAACTCTCTGTATAAGCCAGGGTGATCTTGAATTCACATTGTCTAGTCCAAGCTACCCTCAAACTTTTGATCTTTCTAAGTTCCGGGATTAAGGTAAAGCCACTGCACTCAAACCACTATACTCtaagagagaaaagcagatcCTAAAATCTAGCAAATGGTCCAGTACTGATTATCAGGAGGCTGTAACATTGCTAGGAGCTGGCTTGATACACCTAGGCCTTAGCATTTTCCAGTTAAGCCAAACAGCATGAGGCAAAGCTACTTCACAATCAGTAAtggtcaaaacaaaaataagactaCTTTCTAGTATTTGAACACGAATAAGATCATGAATATAATCTAGGTCACCAAATAGaatacacaaaaatgaaaatgactttaCTCATTCTAGCCTTTCCTCTTTATAGGTAAAATTTATGAAGATAAATCATACAATCAATCACTCCTGCTTCATCACGAAAGTAAGGCAAGAAGGTTCTACTTCCTTAAAATCTCCATCAAAACATCTAACACAATCCTAAATCCTAATAGCCCTGCCTTACATCCTACTGCTGAGATGCCATGTGATTCACTGTGATTGTGTTCTCCATTTCTCCAATGAGTGATAAGCACAGCCTGAGCAGCTTGCAGGAATTCTTGGTGATTTTTGGCAAAAGTGTGTTAGCAATTCTATCTGTATTATCTGTACCATCTATTTCTATGGAGTGGAAAACATGCTGTTAGGTAGAAGATAGACATGAGTAGTAGAGCTAGGAAGAGTGGTCCTAGGAAACAGACCACGACATCTTCCTGTTTGTACAGCCTAATAATCCCAAACTACAAGCTTCATATCCATCACCCAGAAGACGGCCTATGTGTGAGCAAGCATCTCCAGGCAACAACTGATAGCTGTTCTCAACTGTATCCAACTCATCCCAAACACATCCTGTTCTCTGCACATCCAGTGTAAGGTCCCCCCATATAAGGTAACATGTCTGAGTTCAAATGCCACCATTGTAAGGAATCCTTGCAAGGTAAAAAGTATGTGCAGAAGGATGAAGCCAACTACTGTGTGGTATGCTTTGATAAGCATTATGCCAATATCTGTCAGGAATGCCAAAAGCCCATAGGTGCAGATTCCAAAGAGGTGCGTTATAGGGACCAATTCTGGCACAACACCTGCTTCAAGTGTTCCAAGTGCTCTCAATCTTTGGCTACTGAGACCTTTGTTGTCTGGGAAAACAAGGTCCTATGCAACAAATGTGCTGCTCGAGAGGCCTTCCCCAAGTGCAAAGGGTGCCTCAAAGATATTGTGGAAGGAGACCAGAATGTGGAATACAAAGGTGCTGTCTGGCATAAAAACTGCTTTGTCTGCACCAACTGCAAGGAAATCATTGGAACCAAAAATTTCTTCCCTAAAGATGAGGCATTCTACTGTGTGGCTTGCTATGACACCTTGTTTACCAAGTATTGTATGAAATGCCACAAGCCCATCACATCTGGAGGAGTCACTTACCAGGATCAGCCCTTTCATAATGAGTGCTTTGTATGCATTTCCTGCTCTAAGGAGCTGAATGGACAGCGTTTCACTGCTGTGGATGAGCAGTATTTTTGTGTGGAGTGCTACAAGAACCATGTAGCCAAGAAGTGTGCTGGGTGCAAGAACCCCATCACTGGGTTTGGTAAAGGTGCCAGTGTGGTGGCCCATGAGCAAAACTCCTGGCATGACTACTGCTTCAACTGCAAAGCCTGTTCTGTAAATCTAGCCAATAAGCACTTTGTGTTTCATGAAGAGCAGGTATACTGTCCTGACTGTGCCAAAAAGCTATAACTTGACAAGGGCTCCTATCCTGTAAAGTGGCCTTTGAACAATGATTTCTGTCCTTGCTGTCTCTGTGCTGCACCAACCATAGGGGATGAGTGGCCTTTCACTTCTATGAAGCtgctcctctgtctcttctgacATTTTATAGTATTACTCAGCTAAGAACACACAGTCATTGT is drawn from Mastomys coucha isolate ucsf_1 unplaced genomic scaffold, UCSF_Mcou_1 pScaffold4, whole genome shotgun sequence and contains these coding sequences:
- the LOC116075733 gene encoding four and a half LIM domains protein 1-like; translation: MSEFKCHHCKESLQGKKYVQKDEANYCVVCFDKHYANICQECQKPIGADSKEVRYRDQFWHNTCFKCSKCSQSLATETFVVWENKVLCNKCAAREAFPKCKGCLKDIVEGDQNVEYKGAVWHKNCFVCTNCKEIIGTKNFFPKDEAFYCVACYDTLFTKYCMKCHKPITSGGVTYQDQPFHNECFVCISCSKELNGQRFTAVDEQYFCVECYKNHVAKKCAGCKNPITGFGKGASVVAHEQNSWHDYCFNCKACSVNLANKHFVFHEEQVYCPDCAKKL